In the Deinococcus ficus genome, one interval contains:
- a CDS encoding DNA-3-methyladenine glycosylase, giving the protein MTRAEFPSRWHPADFAGDPVLTARRLLGSTLVRTLPGGVRLAGRIVEAEAYDCPRDPACTAGRFHAARSAEMAIPPGHWLFWTAHGHPLLQVACREAGVSASVLIRALEPLEGREVMLDHRPVIRERDLTNGPAKLVAALGLHPAQVSRTPVDSAGLHLERAPALPDADVVTTARIGLREGRNLPWRFHVRGSPWVSPATPSMDLLTLPD; this is encoded by the coding sequence ATGACCCGGGCCGAGTTCCCCTCCCGCTGGCACCCGGCCGACTTCGCCGGCGACCCGGTCCTCACCGCCCGGCGCCTGCTGGGCAGCACGCTGGTGCGCACCCTGCCCGGCGGCGTGCGGCTCGCCGGGCGGATCGTGGAGGCCGAGGCCTACGACTGCCCGCGCGACCCCGCCTGCACCGCCGGGCGCTTCCACGCCGCCCGCAGCGCCGAGATGGCGATCCCGCCCGGGCACTGGCTGTTCTGGACGGCGCACGGGCACCCGCTGCTGCAGGTGGCGTGCCGGGAGGCGGGCGTGTCGGCCAGCGTGCTGATCCGCGCGCTGGAACCCCTGGAGGGCCGCGAGGTGATGCTGGACCACCGGCCCGTCATCCGCGAACGCGACCTGACGAACGGCCCCGCCAAACTCGTGGCCGCCCTGGGGCTGCACCCTGCGCAGGTGAGCCGCACGCCGGTGGACAGCGCTGGCCTGCACCTGGAGCGCGCCCCCGCCCTGCCGGACGCGGACGTCGTCACGACCGCCCGGATCGGCCTGCGGGAGGGCCGGAACCTGCCCTGGCGTTTCCACGTGCGCGGGAGCCCCTGGGTGTCGCCGGCCACGCCCAGCATGGACCTCCTGACCCTGCCGGACTGA
- a CDS encoding GTP pyrophosphokinase, with protein MTDPLVKEYASVLPEYERQRVACAHYVTNLLHNAGLKIHHVASRVKRPGSLEDKLRRKPGRYHRLEDVTDLLGVRVITYFESDVGVVGRLLEENLTVDWLNSVDKGMMQDPDRFGYRGVHYVVRLPASAEGPSTPWFEVQIRSILQHAWAEMEHDLGYKSRDAVPREVRRRFNRLSGLLEMADEEFMALHRLSRDYAANLPARVQEAPDSVFVDAQSMTHLLSTSPVRDIDAEVADALHVKLLVGWPDSERPQRLAGLLQYVGVHSVGTLDKELRRNAQSIVRFATVLLPRLRSAWLPAGGARPGVSVVHYVLLRVCANPSLDPAEVMAMLDLNHPDGLPRLTEIVMDAYREIQESGPAALPAPGTPLSS; from the coding sequence ATGACTGACCCGCTGGTGAAGGAGTACGCCTCGGTCCTGCCGGAGTACGAACGGCAGCGGGTCGCGTGCGCGCATTACGTCACGAATCTGCTGCACAACGCCGGCCTGAAAATCCATCACGTCGCCAGCCGCGTGAAACGCCCGGGCAGTCTGGAGGACAAGCTGCGCCGCAAACCGGGCCGCTACCACCGCCTGGAGGACGTCACGGACCTGCTCGGGGTGCGCGTGATCACGTACTTCGAGTCGGACGTGGGCGTGGTGGGGCGGCTGCTGGAGGAGAACCTGACCGTGGACTGGCTGAACTCCGTGGACAAGGGCATGATGCAGGACCCGGACCGCTTCGGGTACCGCGGCGTGCACTACGTGGTGCGCCTGCCTGCCAGCGCGGAGGGCCCCAGCACGCCGTGGTTCGAGGTGCAGATCCGCAGCATCCTGCAGCACGCCTGGGCGGAGATGGAACACGACCTGGGGTACAAGAGCCGCGACGCCGTGCCGCGCGAGGTGCGCCGGCGCTTCAACCGCCTGTCCGGCCTGCTGGAGATGGCGGACGAGGAATTCATGGCGCTGCACCGCCTGTCCCGGGATTACGCCGCGAACCTGCCGGCGCGGGTGCAGGAGGCGCCGGACAGCGTGTTCGTGGACGCGCAGAGCATGACGCACCTGCTCTCCACGTCCCCGGTGCGGGACATCGACGCGGAGGTCGCCGACGCCCTGCACGTGAAACTGCTGGTCGGCTGGCCGGACTCCGAGCGGCCGCAGCGTCTGGCGGGCCTGCTGCAGTACGTGGGCGTGCACTCGGTGGGCACCCTGGACAAGGAACTGCGCCGCAACGCGCAGAGCATCGTGCGCTTCGCGACGGTGCTGCTGCCACGCCTGAGGTCGGCGTGGCTGCCGGCGGGCGGCGCGCGGCCCGGGGTGAGCGTGGTGCATTACGTGCTGCTGCGGGTGTGCGCCAACCCCAGCCTGGACCCGGCCGAGGTGATGGCGATGCTGGACCTGAACCACCCGGACGGCCTGCCGCGCCTGACGGAGATCGTGATGGACGCCTACCGTGAGATTCAGGAGTCCGGTCCGGCGGCCCTGCCCGCCCCGGGCACGCCGCTGTCCTCCTGA
- a CDS encoding N-acetylmuramoyl-L-alanine amidase family protein, with product MRSTPLPRLTRAGFTAVLTGAVLTGAARAAPAIFVAYPESGARVAFDHVILQGSVTPGSSLSVSGKAVNVGPDGLFMEWWPLRAGTNDLKLVSTRAGQTATQILRVIRPVVRPLPATPTSLDRASLEPRVNIEYWDAGGDTDAERQVTVAFRGSPGGKASARLPGVTVLPLREVAAGQYRGTYTLPAGATLPAAAFEVSLTGRDGRTVTAPTPGRLSSVRAPRTGTQRPGTVQGLGLNEATWVATDLTGRPALYPRAGMTFPLVGRVGDDVRARIAPGTSLLITAKQLEVTPGLPLPVAGGPVTLEGDGPPGPALSFLPGPAGTPEVPPPVPTPPLAPMSSAPAHPELVLRLPLGGARLPFTVTQTDGGRRLDILLYGTLAAPLLPPAGRDPLLRAVEVTPAGPGVTRVSVLTTAPQAWGFTVNYDGPDLRVAVRRPPPLDAAQPLLGRAVTLDPGHGGSQRGGAGSLRVPEKDLNLPIALRVAELLRAQGATVHLTRDTDLTLGLYERGLTAETTASDLLVSIHANALPDGRDPRGIRGPEVYFTHPQAQGVSARILAQLRQRLPDLGPGKGLMPGADLALTRPGTQPSLLIETGYLTDAGNLRILMSPAGRERIAQAIAAGIGDYYAAQARQP from the coding sequence ATGCGTTCAACGCCGCTTCCGCGCCTGACGCGCGCGGGCTTCACGGCGGTCCTCACCGGCGCCGTCCTCACGGGCGCCGCCCGGGCCGCACCGGCCATCTTCGTCGCGTACCCGGAATCCGGCGCCCGCGTGGCCTTCGACCACGTGATCCTGCAGGGCAGCGTGACCCCCGGCAGCAGCCTGAGCGTCTCCGGCAAGGCCGTGAATGTCGGTCCGGACGGCCTGTTCATGGAGTGGTGGCCGCTCCGGGCCGGCACGAACGACCTGAAGCTCGTGTCCACCCGGGCGGGGCAGACCGCCACGCAGATCCTGCGGGTGATCCGCCCGGTGGTCCGGCCGCTGCCTGCCACGCCCACCAGCCTCGACCGGGCCAGCCTCGAACCCCGCGTGAACATCGAGTACTGGGACGCCGGCGGCGACACCGACGCCGAGCGGCAGGTCACCGTGGCCTTCCGCGGTTCGCCGGGTGGGAAGGCCAGCGCCCGCCTACCCGGCGTGACGGTCCTGCCCCTGCGCGAGGTCGCGGCCGGACAGTACCGGGGCACCTACACCCTCCCGGCCGGCGCGACCCTGCCCGCCGCGGCGTTCGAGGTGAGCCTCACCGGCCGCGACGGCCGCACCGTCACCGCCCCCACCCCCGGGCGCCTCAGCAGCGTGCGCGCCCCCCGCACCGGCACGCAGCGCCCCGGCACGGTGCAGGGCCTGGGCCTGAACGAGGCCACCTGGGTCGCCACCGACCTGACCGGCCGCCCCGCCCTGTACCCCCGCGCGGGCATGACCTTCCCGCTGGTGGGCCGCGTGGGCGACGACGTGCGGGCCCGCATCGCGCCCGGGACGTCCCTGCTGATCACCGCGAAGCAACTGGAGGTCACGCCCGGCCTGCCCCTTCCGGTCGCCGGTGGCCCGGTCACGCTGGAGGGGGACGGGCCGCCCGGTCCCGCGCTGTCGTTCCTGCCCGGCCCGGCGGGCACGCCGGAGGTGCCCCCACCGGTGCCCACCCCCCCGCTGGCCCCGATGAGCAGTGCACCGGCGCACCCGGAACTGGTTCTGCGCCTGCCGCTGGGCGGGGCGCGCCTGCCCTTCACCGTCACGCAGACCGACGGCGGGCGCCGGCTGGACATCCTGCTGTACGGCACCCTGGCCGCGCCGCTGCTGCCACCCGCCGGCCGCGACCCGCTCCTGCGCGCTGTGGAGGTCACGCCCGCCGGGCCGGGCGTCACGCGGGTGAGTGTGCTGACCACCGCGCCGCAGGCCTGGGGCTTCACCGTGAACTACGACGGCCCGGACCTGCGCGTCGCCGTGCGGCGCCCCCCGCCCCTGGACGCCGCGCAGCCCCTGCTGGGCCGCGCCGTCACCCTGGACCCCGGGCACGGCGGCAGCCAGCGGGGCGGGGCGGGCAGCCTGCGCGTGCCGGAAAAGGACCTGAACCTGCCCATCGCCCTGCGCGTGGCCGAACTGCTGCGCGCGCAGGGCGCCACCGTGCACCTCACCCGCGACACGGACCTCACCCTCGGCCTGTACGAGCGCGGCCTGACCGCCGAGACCACCGCCAGCGACCTGCTGGTCAGCATTCACGCCAACGCCCTCCCGGACGGCCGGGATCCGCGTGGCATTCGCGGACCGGAGGTGTACTTCACGCACCCGCAGGCGCAGGGGGTTTCTGCCCGCATCCTCGCGCAGCTCCGCCAGCGGCTCCCGGACCTGGGCCCCGGCAAGGGACTGATGCCGGGCGCGGACCTGGCCCTGACCCGCCCCGGCACGCAGCCCAGCCTGCTGATCGAGACCGGGTACCTCACGGACGCCGGGAATCTGCGAATTTTGATGAGCCCCGCCGGGCGTGAACGCATCGCGCAGGCCATCGCCGCCGGCATCGGCGACTACTACGCCGCGCAGGCCCGACAGCCGTAA
- a CDS encoding enolase C-terminal domain-like protein translates to MAVTGVQDSDVPRSGVTVVRVEGRPFRLPLTSALAWGAASVLNVAEHVLVQVTLSDGSVGVAEATPRPTIYGETTASVLGALTYLGERLRGVDIQDRPALDAARNSLVNNHTARGALDMASWDARARSEGRTLFDTLLGPRRRVRPSFILGIAARADMLAEAERVVQAGMRCLKVKVGRNAAQDLEVVRDLRHAFGDSVLLYADSNETLTPESAPAVLAALRGEGLLYVEEPLPVRQLQARAELKASGVLPVVADDSCFTPADLERELTFDTFDVLNVKSARNGFTDGRTMLARAAAHGKRGMVGSQASTGLGTLHAALLASQAEVTEPCELGMVLKLQDDLLDRPIRFEDGWLDVQTLRDHTLDPAKLAQYAL, encoded by the coding sequence GTGGCTGTGACCGGCGTGCAGGACAGCGACGTGCCGCGCAGCGGCGTGACGGTCGTGAGGGTGGAGGGCCGGCCCTTCCGGCTGCCGCTGACGTCCGCGCTCGCGTGGGGTGCGGCGTCCGTGCTGAACGTGGCCGAGCATGTGCTGGTGCAGGTCACCCTGTCGGACGGCAGCGTGGGCGTGGCCGAGGCGACGCCCCGCCCGACCATCTACGGCGAGACGACCGCCAGCGTGCTGGGCGCCCTCACATACCTGGGGGAACGCCTGCGGGGCGTGGACATTCAGGACCGCCCGGCGCTGGACGCGGCGCGGAACAGTCTGGTGAACAACCACACGGCGCGCGGGGCGCTGGACATGGCCTCCTGGGACGCCCGGGCCCGCAGCGAGGGCCGGACGCTGTTCGACACGCTGCTGGGGCCGCGGCGGCGCGTCCGGCCGAGTTTCATTCTCGGCATCGCCGCCCGCGCGGACATGCTGGCTGAGGCCGAACGGGTCGTGCAGGCGGGCATGCGCTGCCTGAAGGTGAAGGTGGGCCGGAATGCCGCGCAGGACCTGGAGGTCGTGCGGGATCTGCGCCATGCCTTCGGGGACAGTGTGCTGCTGTACGCCGACAGCAACGAGACGCTCACGCCCGAGTCGGCGCCGGCGGTGCTGGCCGCCCTGCGGGGCGAGGGCCTGCTGTACGTGGAAGAACCCCTGCCGGTGCGGCAGCTCCAGGCCCGCGCCGAGTTGAAGGCCAGCGGCGTGCTGCCCGTCGTGGCGGACGACAGCTGCTTCACCCCGGCGGACCTGGAACGCGAGCTCACCTTCGACACCTTCGACGTGCTGAACGTCAAGTCCGCCCGCAACGGCTTCACGGACGGCCGCACGATGCTCGCGCGGGCCGCGGCGCACGGCAAGCGGGGCATGGTGGGCAGTCAGGCCAGCACGGGGCTGGGCACCCTGCACGCTGCGCTGCTGGCCTCTCAGGCCGAGGTGACCGAGCCGTGCGAGCTGGGCATGGTCCTGAAGCTTCAGGATGACCTGCTGGACCGGCCCATCCGGTTCGAGGACGGCTGGCTGGATGTCCAGACGCTCCGGGACCATACCCTGGACCCGGCGAAGCTGGCGCAGTACGCCCTGTGA
- the tilS gene encoding tRNA lysidine(34) synthetase TilS: protein MTDLAAALRPYAGQRVLVGVSGGADSVALLHALHAAGAQPVAAHLDHALRPDSAGDAHWVEALAERLGVPFETARVDVAAVAARRGWNLEDAARRLRYEFLTRTARKHGLTVILTAHTRRDQAETVLMQLLRGEAVLTGIPPVHGRVRRPWLDVPREALEAYLRGLNESWLDDPMNADPHYTRVWLRQQVLPALRARFPAVEAALARLARLSREDDAALHAQAAALTAHAPLNTQPPAVLRRWVTAQLGGEGLGYHMDHVQALADALGAGGTRHVTLPGGQNATVTGGHLHLRPLALPGPDFPVPPGWNLRTPRPGDRIRLPGGTRKVSDVLTDRHVPREDRPRVPVLAAGQSVKWLGTPDPVWAEHAREEAGVSLTPEQAGMREALALAREAAGHGEVPVGAVVLDAAGQVIGRGRNTSREHGDMTRHAELHALREATLTAGAYLGACTLVVTLEPCPMCLGAALEARIGRIVYGAHNPRAGALGGVTDLLAHHWGPRPAVQGGLLAREAARLLRATFQGFRAGPAGGAAQEDSGVPGAGRAAGPDS, encoded by the coding sequence GTGACCGACCTCGCCGCCGCCCTGCGCCCGTACGCCGGCCAGCGCGTGCTGGTGGGCGTGTCGGGCGGCGCGGATTCCGTGGCGCTGCTGCACGCCCTGCACGCCGCAGGCGCGCAGCCGGTGGCGGCGCACCTGGACCACGCCCTGCGCCCGGACTCCGCCGGGGACGCCCACTGGGTGGAGGCGCTGGCCGAGCGCCTGGGCGTGCCCTTCGAGACCGCGCGGGTGGACGTGGCCGCCGTCGCCGCCCGGCGCGGCTGGAACCTGGAGGACGCCGCCCGCCGCCTCCGCTACGAGTTCCTGACCCGCACCGCCAGAAAGCATGGCCTGACCGTGATCCTGACCGCCCACACCCGCCGCGACCAGGCCGAGACGGTCCTGATGCAGCTGCTGCGGGGCGAGGCGGTCCTGACCGGCATCCCCCCGGTGCACGGCCGCGTGCGGCGCCCCTGGCTGGACGTGCCGCGCGAAGCACTGGAAGCCTACTTGCGCGGCCTGAATGAATCCTGGCTGGACGACCCGATGAACGCCGACCCGCACTACACCCGCGTGTGGCTGCGGCAGCAGGTGCTGCCTGCGTTGCGGGCGCGCTTCCCGGCGGTGGAGGCGGCCCTGGCCCGGCTGGCCCGCCTCTCCCGGGAGGACGACGCGGCCCTGCACGCCCAGGCAGCCGCCCTGACCGCGCACGCTCCTCTGAACACCCAGCCGCCGGCCGTGCTGCGCCGCTGGGTCACCGCGCAACTCGGCGGGGAAGGGCTGGGCTACCACATGGACCACGTCCAGGCCCTCGCTGACGCCCTCGGAGCCGGCGGGACCCGGCACGTCACGCTGCCCGGCGGACAGAACGCCACGGTCACCGGCGGGCACCTGCACCTGCGGCCCCTGGCCCTGCCGGGCCCGGACTTTCCCGTACCGCCCGGCTGGAACCTGCGCACGCCGCGGCCCGGGGACCGCATCCGCCTGCCCGGCGGCACCCGCAAGGTCAGCGACGTGCTCACCGACCGGCACGTGCCCCGGGAGGACCGGCCGCGGGTGCCGGTCCTGGCCGCCGGGCAGAGCGTGAAGTGGCTGGGCACGCCGGACCCCGTGTGGGCCGAGCACGCCCGCGAGGAGGCCGGTGTGTCCCTCACGCCTGAGCAGGCGGGCATGCGCGAGGCCCTGGCCCTGGCCCGCGAGGCCGCCGGGCACGGCGAGGTGCCGGTGGGCGCGGTCGTGCTGGACGCCGCCGGGCAGGTGATCGGCCGGGGCCGCAACACCAGCCGCGAGCACGGCGACATGACCCGCCACGCCGAACTGCACGCGCTGCGCGAGGCCACCCTCACGGCCGGCGCGTACCTGGGCGCGTGCACGCTGGTGGTCACGCTGGAACCCTGCCCGATGTGCCTGGGCGCCGCCCTGGAGGCCCGGATCGGGCGGATCGTGTACGGCGCCCACAACCCCCGCGCCGGCGCGCTGGGCGGCGTGACGGACCTGCTCGCCCACCACTGGGGTCCGCGGCCCGCGGTGCAGGGCGGCCTGCTGGCCCGCGAGGCGGCCCGGCTGCTCCGGGCGACCTTTCAGGGCTTCCGCGCCGGACCGGCCGGCGGGGCGGCTCAGGAGGACAGCGGCGTGCCCGGGGCGGGCAGGGCCGCCGGACCGGACTCCTGA
- a CDS encoding NAD(P)/FAD-dependent oxidoreductase — MSAPADRTFDAIVLGAGPAGLNAALALGGATRRVLLLDGGPPRNARAEEAHGVFTRDGIVPVQLKDIGLRDLGRYDVTVLDTPAREIRAIGDDFHVRHEHTWSVAPRLLFATGVQDILPRIPGLRERWGHTVHHCPYCDGWPNRDAPLGILGRHQEGHHLALTVRAWTDHVVLFTDGPDELSDEQREDLRRVGVPVVDMPILRVSGRDSVTLHFRGGDRHTLDALFLNPAQRQNSLLPELLGCAMNDKGRVVVNEHGMTSVRGVWAAGDMTGAPQYVMSAASTGLIAGISLNTTLIHAAVRNLGAAFTKSDDEAGDTQPVNVQ, encoded by the coding sequence GTGAGCGCCCCGGCCGACCGGACCTTCGACGCCATCGTGCTGGGCGCCGGGCCCGCAGGCCTGAACGCCGCGCTCGCGCTGGGCGGCGCCACCCGCCGCGTCCTGCTGCTGGACGGCGGCCCTCCCCGCAACGCCCGCGCGGAGGAGGCCCACGGCGTGTTCACCCGCGACGGCATCGTGCCCGTGCAGCTCAAGGACATCGGCCTGCGTGACCTGGGCCGCTACGACGTCACCGTCCTGGACACGCCGGCCCGTGAGATCCGGGCCATCGGGGACGACTTTCACGTCCGGCACGAGCACACCTGGAGCGTGGCGCCCCGGCTGCTGTTCGCCACCGGCGTGCAGGACATCCTGCCGCGCATTCCAGGCCTGCGGGAACGCTGGGGGCACACCGTCCACCACTGCCCGTACTGCGACGGCTGGCCCAACCGTGACGCGCCCCTCGGCATTCTCGGCCGGCACCAGGAGGGCCACCACCTCGCCCTGACCGTCCGCGCCTGGACGGATCACGTCGTCCTGTTCACGGACGGCCCGGACGAACTCAGCGACGAGCAGCGGGAGGACCTGCGGCGCGTTGGCGTGCCGGTCGTCGACATGCCCATCCTGCGCGTCAGCGGCCGGGACTCCGTCACCCTGCACTTCCGCGGTGGGGACCGCCACACCCTGGACGCGCTGTTCCTCAACCCGGCGCAGCGGCAGAACAGCCTGCTGCCGGAACTGCTCGGCTGCGCCATGAACGACAAGGGCCGTGTCGTCGTGAACGAGCACGGCATGACCAGCGTCCGTGGCGTGTGGGCGGCGGGCGACATGACCGGCGCGCCGCAGTACGTGATGAGCGCGGCCAGCACGGGCCTGATCGCCGGCATCAGCCTGAACACCACCCTGATTCACGCGGCGGTGCGGAACCTCGGCGCGGCCTTCACGAAAAGTGATGACGAGGCCGGCGACACCCAGCCGGTCAACGTGCAGTAG
- a CDS encoding PRC-barrel domain-containing protein: protein MIKGKELLGKNIVTIDTGQRVETVHDLVFDPQANQLLGLIVEEGGWFRAAKAVRFESVRSFGEDAIMIADHSAIIRAKDDDRLARVMDADLNLIGLTLLTESGQKLGRIVDVYFDERTGRVEGYEATGGFLSDLSQGRTFIPGPADIQIGTDAAIVPTHVVAAMNAQRKGGIVGAFQDARDNVRDSVQDAAGAVKGSYEHAAQDVREGVTGLGAAVREQVTGQGQAYVVGKQASHEIVAEDGTVIVRAGETITPLHAEVAEWHGKLGALGAAATGGAVAGAYRDAADTARQGLQTAGSNLRENLEDLSQASRVRQKEYVTGRTVGYDVNLPDGDVLIRQGETITPAHADRAEADGLLAALITAATTASVSRAYSSTVNRIQGDRPAAEPGPDDRPE, encoded by the coding sequence ATGATCAAGGGCAAGGAGCTCCTGGGCAAGAACATCGTCACCATCGACACCGGCCAGCGCGTCGAGACCGTCCACGACCTCGTGTTCGACCCGCAGGCCAACCAGCTGCTGGGCCTGATCGTGGAAGAAGGCGGCTGGTTCCGCGCCGCGAAGGCCGTCCGCTTCGAGAGCGTGCGCTCCTTCGGCGAGGACGCCATCATGATCGCCGACCACAGCGCCATCATCCGCGCGAAGGACGACGACCGGCTCGCCCGCGTGATGGACGCCGACCTGAACCTCATAGGCCTGACCCTCCTGACCGAGAGCGGGCAGAAGCTCGGCCGGATCGTGGACGTGTACTTCGACGAACGCACCGGCCGCGTGGAAGGCTACGAGGCGACCGGCGGATTCCTCAGCGACCTCAGCCAGGGCCGCACCTTCATTCCCGGCCCCGCCGACATCCAGATCGGCACGGACGCCGCCATCGTGCCCACCCACGTGGTCGCCGCCATGAACGCCCAGCGCAAGGGCGGCATCGTCGGCGCCTTCCAGGACGCCCGGGACAACGTGCGCGACAGCGTTCAGGACGCCGCCGGCGCCGTGAAGGGCAGCTACGAGCACGCCGCCCAGGACGTGAGGGAAGGCGTGACCGGACTCGGCGCGGCCGTGCGCGAACAGGTGACCGGGCAGGGCCAGGCGTACGTGGTCGGCAAACAGGCCAGCCACGAAATCGTCGCCGAGGACGGCACCGTGATCGTCCGCGCCGGCGAGACCATCACGCCCCTGCACGCCGAGGTCGCCGAATGGCACGGCAAGCTCGGCGCGTTGGGCGCCGCCGCGACGGGCGGCGCGGTGGCCGGCGCGTACCGCGACGCGGCCGACACCGCCCGCCAGGGCCTGCAGACCGCCGGCAGCAACCTTCGCGAGAACCTGGAGGACCTGTCGCAGGCCAGCCGCGTGCGGCAGAAGGAGTACGTGACCGGCCGCACCGTCGGGTACGACGTGAACCTGCCCGACGGGGACGTCCTGATCCGCCAGGGCGAGACGATCACGCCCGCGCACGCGGACCGTGCCGAGGCCGACGGCCTGCTCGCGGCGCTGATCACCGCCGCCACGACCGCCAGCGTGAGCCGCGCCTACAGCAGCACCGTGAACCGTATCCAGGGTGACCGCCCGGCCGCGGAGCCCGGTCCGGACGACCGCCCGGAGTAG
- a CDS encoding DUF937 domain-containing protein gives MMDIFNMLGGMNRTGQTIGQQLGTSPHQTEAAVEAAVPLLLGALTRNAAQPGGAAALEGALSRHDGQALELFGQGRMPDTADGQKILGHIFGPQQSAAANAVGQRAGIDPQLAMQVLSMLAPLVLAYLSRQRQGGSGGMGTNAGTGGVDIGSILGGILGGGMGGGLGDVLGGRTGSAGTGGAGGVLGGGPVIPGLPGQNAGLSPSPGAPGMESAGAPGSRGGLMDTLNNVLDRNGNGNALDDLIGMFGGRR, from the coding sequence ATGATGGACATCTTCAACATGCTCGGCGGCATGAACCGCACCGGGCAGACGATCGGCCAGCAGCTCGGCACCAGCCCCCACCAGACGGAAGCGGCCGTGGAGGCCGCCGTGCCCCTGCTGCTGGGTGCCCTGACCCGCAACGCCGCGCAGCCGGGCGGCGCCGCCGCACTGGAGGGTGCGCTGTCCCGCCACGACGGGCAGGCGCTGGAGCTCTTCGGGCAGGGCCGGATGCCCGACACGGCCGACGGCCAGAAGATCCTGGGGCACATCTTCGGCCCCCAGCAGTCCGCGGCTGCGAACGCGGTGGGGCAGCGCGCGGGAATCGACCCGCAGCTGGCGATGCAGGTGCTGTCCATGCTGGCGCCCCTGGTGCTCGCGTACCTGAGCCGGCAGCGGCAGGGCGGGAGTGGCGGGATGGGAACCAACGCTGGCACGGGTGGCGTGGACATCGGCAGCATCCTGGGCGGCATTCTCGGCGGCGGAATGGGGGGCGGCCTGGGCGACGTGCTCGGCGGCCGGACCGGCAGCGCCGGCACGGGCGGGGCCGGGGGCGTGCTGGGGGGTGGCCCCGTGATTCCCGGGCTGCCGGGTCAGAATGCGGGCCTAAGCCCCAGCCCCGGCGCGCCGGGCATGGAGAGTGCCGGGGCGCCCGGCAGCCGCGGCGGGCTGATGGACACGCTGAACAACGTGCTGGACCGCAACGGGAACGGCAACGCGCTGGACGACCTGATCGGGATGTTCGGCGGACGCCGCTAG
- a CDS encoding peroxiredoxin: MSVQVGQPAPEFRARTEDGQHLALADLRGQWVVLYFYPRANTPGCSLEAQAFQASLEDFGARNAAVVGVSTDTEARQAAFRDRCGLAFPLIPDGEKVLARQYGVLGGLSGLLGVASRQTFLIDPEGVLRWHWRFVNPAGHAREVLGQLTALQAAGAAPAS; this comes from the coding sequence ATGAGTGTTCAGGTCGGCCAGCCTGCCCCCGAGTTCCGCGCCCGCACCGAGGACGGGCAGCACCTGGCGCTGGCGGACCTGCGCGGGCAGTGGGTGGTGCTGTACTTCTACCCGCGCGCCAACACGCCCGGCTGCTCCCTGGAAGCGCAGGCGTTTCAGGCCAGCCTGGAGGACTTCGGCGCCCGGAACGCGGCCGTGGTGGGCGTGAGCACCGACACGGAGGCGCGGCAGGCGGCGTTCCGGGACCGCTGCGGGCTGGCGTTCCCGCTGATTCCGGACGGGGAGAAGGTCCTGGCGCGGCAGTACGGCGTGCTTGGGGGCCTGTCCGGGCTGCTGGGCGTGGCGTCCCGGCAGACCTTCCTGATCGACCCGGAGGGCGTGCTGCGCTGGCACTGGCGCTTCGTGAACCCGGCCGGGCACGCGCGGGAGGTGCTGGGTCAGCTGACGGCGTTGCAGGCGGCCGGCGCCGCCCCCGCGTCCTGA
- a CDS encoding SDR family oxidoreductase, with amino-acid sequence MSRPVTLITGAAGGIGSALAHTLAGTHDLILAGRTPAPLHALAAEVGGRVLPLDLGQPASLAGAVAGVGRVTNLVHNAGMVQLGAVAEQETAVWQATLNVNLAGPAELTRLLLPALRAERGTVVFVNSTAGLAASAGWASYAASKFGLRALADALRAEEAPDGLRVSTVYPSRTATPMQQSVRAQEGAAYDPANYIAPPSVAATIAFILNAPRDATFTDVTVRPGHVT; translated from the coding sequence ATGTCCCGCCCTGTCACCCTGATCACCGGCGCGGCCGGCGGAATCGGCTCCGCGCTGGCCCATACGCTGGCCGGCACGCACGACCTGATCCTCGCCGGGCGCACCCCCGCCCCCCTGCACGCCCTGGCAGCCGAGGTGGGCGGCCGCGTCCTGCCCCTGGACCTCGGCCAGCCGGCCAGCCTGGCTGGGGCGGTCGCGGGCGTGGGGCGCGTGACGAACCTCGTGCACAACGCCGGCATGGTGCAGCTGGGCGCCGTGGCCGAGCAGGAGACCGCCGTGTGGCAGGCGACCCTGAACGTGAACCTCGCCGGGCCGGCGGAACTCACCCGCCTGCTGCTGCCCGCCCTGCGAGCCGAGCGGGGCACCGTCGTGTTCGTGAACAGCACCGCCGGGCTGGCCGCGAGTGCCGGCTGGGCCAGCTACGCCGCCAGCAAGTTCGGGCTGCGCGCCCTGGCGGACGCCCTGCGCGCCGAGGAAGCCCCCGACGGCCTGCGGGTCAGCACCGTGTACCCCAGCCGCACGGCCACGCCGATGCAGCAGAGTGTCCGCGCGCAGGAAGGCGCCGCGTACGACCCGGCGAATTACATCGCCCCGCCGTCCGTCGCGGCGACCATCGCGTTCATCCTGAATGCCCCGCGCGACGCCACGTTCACGGACGTCACCGTCCGGCCCGGGCACGTCACGTGA